From Rhizophagus irregularis chromosome 9, complete sequence, the proteins below share one genomic window:
- a CDS encoding translation termination factor eRF1, with product MSQAAAAADATDRNVEIWKVKKLIKSLEAARGNGTSMISLIIPPKDQISRIAKMLADEYGTASNIKSRVNRLSVLAAITSTQQRLKLYTKVPTNGLVVYCGTIVTEEGKEKKVNIDFEPFKPINTSLYLCDNKFHTEALSELLESDNKFGFIVMDGNGALFGTLSGNTREVIHKFAVELPKKHGRGGQSALRFARLREEKRHNYVRKVAELAVQFYITNDKVNVTGLILAGSADFKTELSQSDMFDNRLQTKVIKLVDVSYGGENGFNQAIELAAESLANVKFIQEKKLIQKYFDEISQDTGKYCFGVDDTLKGLELGAVETLIVWENLDTTRYVLKNSAGSEVVVHMTKEQEKDRALYTDKETGSEMEVVDRTPLLEWFADHYKDFGANLEFVTNRSQEGSQFVKGFGGIGGLLRYKVDFDTLNYDSEEDGFYSD from the exons ATGAGTCAAGCGGCAGCAGCAGCGGACGCAACTGATAGGAACGTAGAAATatggaaagttaaaaaattgatcaaaagTTTGGAAGCTGCTAGAGG GAATGGTACTTCTATGATCTCTCTCATCATTC caCCCAAAGATCAAATTTCCCGAATTGCTAAAATGTTGGCAGATGAATACGGTACAGCTTCCAACATTAAATCTCGTGTAAATCGTTTATCTGTGTTGGCTGCGATCACCTCAACACAACAGAGATTGAAATTATACACAAAAG TTCCGACCAATGGTCTCGTAGTTTACTGCGGTACAATTGTTACTGAAGaaggaaaggaaaaaaaggtTAACATTGATTTTGAACCTTTTAAACCTATCAATACTTCTTTGTATCTATGTGATAATAAGTTTCACACGGAAGCTTTATCCGAATTGCTCGAATCGGATAACAAATTTGGATTTATTGTTATGGATGGTAATGGGGCCTTGTTTGGTACCTTGAGTGGTAACACGAGAGAAGTCATTCATAAATTTGCTGTCGAACTACCAAAGAAACACG GTAGAGGTGGTCAATCCGCTTTACGTTTTGCACGTCTCCGTGAAGAAAAGCGACACAACTATGTTCGAAAAGTCGCAGAATTAGCAGTTCAGTTCTATATCACTAATGATAAG GTTAACGTCACCGGTCTGATTCTTGCCGGTTCTGCTGATTTTAAGACTGAATTATCTCAATCAGACATGTTTGATAATCGTCTCCAAACCAAGGTTATCAAACTAGTGGATGTTTCTTATGGAGGTGAAAATGGTTTTAATCAG gCCATTGAACTTGCTGCTGAGAGTTTAGCTAATGTCAAattcattcaagaaaaaaaactcatccaaaaatattttgatgagATTTCTCAAGATACTGGTAAATATTGCTTTGGTGTTGATGATACTTTAAAAGGCTTGGAATTGGGTGCTGTAGAAACTCTGATCGTTTGGGAAAATTTGGATACTACTCGTTATGTTTTAAAGAATTCTGCTGGTT CTGAAGTCGTTGTCCACATGACTAAAGAACAAGAAAAGGATCGAGCTCTTTACACCGATAAAGAAACAGGCTCGGAAATGGAAGTAGTTGACAGGACGCCACTTTTGGAGTGGTTCGCAGATCATTACAAAGATTTTGGTGCCAATTTGGAATTTGTTACTAATCGTTCTCAAGAAGGTTCTCAATTTGTTAAGGGCTTTGGTGGCATTGGCGGTTTACTCCGTTATAAGGTCGATTTTGATACATTAAACTACGACAGTGAAGAAGACGGTTTTTATTCTG ATTGA